TTCCCCTGGAAAACGATTGAGGAGAATATTTTACTAGGATTAAAGATAAGCAGATCCTTGGAAGATACAAAAAAAGAAGAAGTGTTAGCGCTCCTGAGACAAATGGGGCTCGAGAATGTGGAGAAGCTTTATCCTAAACAATTGTCGGGCGGGATGCGCCAGCGAGTGGCCCTTGTTAGGACACTGGCAACAGAACCAAAGCTGCTCATGCTCGATGAACCCTTTTCCGCGCTTGATTACCAGACGAAATTAAAGCTAGAGGACCTGGTCTCGAACACATTCAAGACATTTGGCAAAACAGCCATCCTCGTCACACATGATATCGGCGAAGCCATAGCGATGAGTGACCGGATCTTCCTTTTCTCACCAAGGCCAGGCCGATTGCATAAAACCTTTTCCATGCCTGAAGAGCTTAGGAACCTAAGTCCATTCGAGGCCAGGAACCACCCTTTATACAATGAACTGTTCCAGACTATTTGGAAGGAGTTGGAATCCGTTGAACCAGAAGAAAACTGAACTCCTTCATCAACAGTACCTGAAAAACCTGAGCAAAGAGCAAAAAATAGTCCGGGTCTATCAATTGCTGATCTTCATCGCCTTTTTTGCAAGCTGGGAAATCTCGAGCCAGCAAAAATGGATTGACCCACTTCTCTTCAGTTCACCATCAAAAATCTGGAATCTTCTGATTGAGAAGACGCTTGACGGTTCACTCGCTGTCAATCTTGGCATAACACTGGCAGAGACTGTTCTCGGTTTCATCCTAGGTACTCTTGCTGGTACCATACTGGCAGCAATATTATGGTGGTCACCGAT
The nucleotide sequence above comes from Mesobacillus jeotgali. Encoded proteins:
- a CDS encoding ABC transporter ATP-binding protein codes for the protein MDFLTLRGIHHTYFTKTSAVTALNDISLDVREGEFVSFLGPSGCGKTTLLSIIAGLIQPSDGQVKLEGKSVKEAANQTGYMLQQDYLFPWKTIEENILLGLKISRSLEDTKKEEVLALLRQMGLENVEKLYPKQLSGGMRQRVALVRTLATEPKLLMLDEPFSALDYQTKLKLEDLVSNTFKTFGKTAILVTHDIGEAIAMSDRIFLFSPRPGRLHKTFSMPEELRNLSPFEARNHPLYNELFQTIWKELESVEPEEN